The Sedimentisphaera salicampi genome includes a region encoding these proteins:
- the metX gene encoding homoserine O-acetyltransferase MetX yields METKKLSILEEGEVFELESGGVLKEVEVAYETYGELNQDRSNAVYICHALTGDAHVAGYSTSEDSKPGWWDDMIGPGKYIDTDKYFVICSNFLGGCSGTTGPSSINPDTGLKYGLDFPLFTIKDMARVHKMFVDKLGIEKLLCVIGGSMGGMHAMRIAIDYPEKVKCVVLIATTSHLGAQAIAFDAVGRNAILADKQFNSGQYPEDKGPDRGLGIARMIGHITYLSEEGMRRKFGRALRNSDDYSYDFDPEFSVETYLDHQGRRFVERFDANSYLYITRAMDYFDLEKEFGSLEKAFASVKARFFVVSYSSDWLFPPKHSQELVDALVSNEKDVSYANINSHHGHDAFLIETDVIGPYIENFVWATSRKMADSFAYTPSSEPGRSDYDIIQNRFVESGDVLDLGCGEGELLARLRDVNKCDVLGIDIDTESIGSCLKKGVPAVWADIEDSLESFADGQFDYVVLSKTLQTTKRPKELLKEIVRIGRKAVVTFPNFAHISCRTQLFFAGRAPTTSSLPYSWYDSPNVHFFSMKDFEKLCRSINIRIEQRIVPRTAGTGIVNFLPNLFGREAIYLISRES; encoded by the coding sequence GTGGAAACGAAGAAACTGAGCATTCTTGAAGAAGGCGAGGTTTTCGAGCTTGAATCGGGCGGCGTACTTAAAGAAGTTGAAGTTGCCTACGAAACCTACGGCGAGCTGAACCAAGACCGCTCAAATGCTGTTTATATCTGCCATGCGCTTACAGGTGATGCGCACGTGGCCGGATACAGCACCAGCGAAGACAGCAAACCCGGCTGGTGGGATGATATGATCGGTCCGGGCAAGTATATTGATACAGATAAATACTTTGTTATATGCTCGAATTTTCTCGGCGGCTGCTCAGGGACAACTGGGCCATCCTCGATAAACCCGGATACTGGGCTCAAGTACGGGCTTGATTTCCCGCTCTTTACCATAAAAGATATGGCGCGGGTTCATAAGATGTTTGTTGATAAGCTCGGAATTGAAAAGCTTCTGTGTGTGATAGGCGGGTCTATGGGCGGAATGCACGCAATGAGAATAGCTATAGATTATCCCGAGAAGGTGAAATGCGTTGTTCTTATCGCCACTACCTCCCATCTAGGAGCCCAGGCTATTGCATTTGATGCGGTAGGGCGTAATGCGATTCTGGCCGATAAACAATTCAACAGCGGGCAGTATCCCGAAGATAAAGGCCCCGATAGGGGGCTTGGGATAGCCCGTATGATTGGACATATCACCTACCTTTCCGAAGAAGGAATGAGGCGGAAGTTTGGCCGTGCGCTTAGAAACTCCGATGATTACAGCTATGATTTCGACCCTGAATTCTCAGTGGAGACATACCTCGACCATCAGGGAAGAAGGTTTGTTGAGCGATTCGATGCAAATTCCTACCTCTACATCACAAGGGCTATGGATTATTTCGACCTTGAGAAGGAATTCGGCTCTCTCGAGAAGGCCTTTGCTTCGGTTAAGGCCAGGTTCTTTGTGGTGAGCTATTCGAGCGACTGGCTCTTTCCGCCAAAACACTCGCAGGAACTCGTTGATGCCCTTGTATCAAACGAAAAGGATGTTTCATACGCCAACATCAACTCTCATCACGGCCATGATGCGTTCCTGATCGAAACGGATGTTATCGGGCCTTACATAGAAAATTTTGTCTGGGCTACATCTCGTAAAATGGCAGATTCCTTTGCTTACACACCAAGCAGCGAGCCGGGCCGGTCTGATTATGATATTATCCAGAATCGGTTTGTTGAAAGCGGGGATGTTTTAGATCTCGGCTGCGGCGAGGGAGAGCTGCTCGCAAGGCTCAGAGATGTAAACAAATGCGATGTTTTGGGCATCGATATCGATACTGAATCAATAGGCTCGTGCCTTAAGAAGGGGGTGCCTGCTGTTTGGGCGGATATTGAAGATTCGCTGGAATCTTTCGCTGACGGCCAGTTTGATTATGTAGTGCTCTCGAAAACCCTTCAGACAACCAAACGGCCAAAAGAACTGCTCAAGGAGATTGTACGGATTGGGAGAAAGGCCGTAGTTACTTTCCCGAATTTCGCTCACATCAGCTGCCGGACGCAGCTCTTTTTTGCCGGAAGAGCCCCTACTACAAGCTCTCTGCCGTACAGCTGGTATGACAGCCCAAATGTTCATTTCTTCTCAATGAAGGATTTTGAAAAGCTCTGCCGAAGCATCAATATTCGCATAGAGCAGAGAATCGTGCCTAGAACAGCAGGAACGGGGATTGTAAATTTTCTGCCTAACCTTTTCGGAAGAGAGGCGATTTATCTTATCAGCAGAGAATCATAA
- a CDS encoding anthranilate synthase component II, translated as MILLIDNYDSFTYNLEQYLRELEAETAVYRNDALTCPEIEKMNPEAIVISPGPGRPSHAGISVETVKKFSGKIPILGVCLGHQAIAEAFGGKIIRAGKIMHGKTSEITNDAKGIFSGFKKPFRAMRYHSLVVDRDSLPEELVITAESEDGEIMGLRHRSHFTEGVQFHPESIMSPHGKRMLRNFINQAKLLTDKDGGAGRFAEALI; from the coding sequence ATGATACTTCTAATAGATAATTACGACTCATTCACCTATAATCTTGAGCAGTATCTCAGGGAGCTTGAGGCGGAAACTGCGGTTTACAGAAACGACGCCCTTACCTGCCCTGAGATAGAGAAGATGAATCCTGAGGCAATAGTAATATCACCCGGGCCGGGAAGGCCGTCTCATGCGGGAATTTCCGTTGAAACGGTAAAAAAATTCAGCGGAAAGATTCCGATTCTGGGGGTTTGTCTTGGTCATCAGGCTATTGCTGAGGCATTTGGCGGAAAGATAATACGCGCGGGAAAAATTATGCACGGAAAAACCTCCGAGATAACAAACGATGCCAAGGGAATATTCTCCGGCTTCAAGAAACCATTCAGGGCGATGAGATATCATTCGCTCGTGGTTGACCGAGATTCGCTGCCGGAAGAGCTGGTGATAACCGCTGAGAGCGAAGACGGTGAGATTATGGGGCTTCGCCATAGAAGCCACTTCACCGAAGGCGTGCAGTTTCATCCGGAATCGATAATGAGTCCGCACGGCAAAAGGATGCTGCGGAATTTTATAAATCAGGCCAAACTGCTCACCGATAAAGACGGCGGGGCAGGCAGATTCGCCGAGGCATTAATTTAA
- the hypD gene encoding trans-4-hydroxy-L-proline dehydratase: MNQRVRKLREESINTKPFICPERAELVTDFYIKELDERLSAPIARARMFEYILANKSIHISEGEMIVGERGSGPKAVSTYPEICCHSIEDLEIMSTREKTQYAVSDDVKKVYKDRIIPYWQGKTMREEVFERAGEDWMKAFDAGVFTEFMEQRSPGHAILDDKIYNRGLNDFKEEIRESVYEIESDSEAKEKHQQLEAMAIAADALIMFAGRYADLAAELAKNESNSEKKEQLLEIERICRKVPASKPDTFREALQMYWFIHLGVIIETNPWDSYNPGRIDQNLMPFYEKEIQSGRLTREQAVELLECFWIKFNNHPAPPKVGITEEQSGTYTDFSLINVGGVLPADGSDAVNELSYMIMDVVEEMRLTQPSSCIQLSEKNPDKFLERACKVICEGFGQPSVFNTDVIIKEMLNAGKSLEDARNGGPSGCVTVSAFGKESCILTGYCNMPKILEITINAGVDPLTGRQVGLKTKPAEEIESFDDFLEQYKRQLNYFIDLKISLNSEIERLYAERMPVPFMSLLVDDCINRGLDYHNGGPRYNPTYIQGVGLGSAADAFAGLKYNVFDEKNISMKELAEALKNNFEDNEYLRQQLLNKTPKYGNDDNYADEIAKNVFQMYYDALNGKPNTKGGFYRVNLLPTTSHIYFGTVTGALPSGRKAGEPLSDGISPTQGADQVGPTGVIKSASCFDHSLTGGTLLNMKFSPELMKDKGVKALADLIRSYFKLGGHHIQFNVVDKETLLDAQQNPEKHKDLIVRVAGYSDYFIVLGKELQDEIIKRTEQDV, from the coding sequence ATGAATCAGAGAGTGAGGAAACTAAGGGAAGAAAGCATAAACACGAAGCCCTTTATCTGTCCCGAACGTGCAGAGCTTGTAACAGACTTTTACATAAAAGAGCTTGATGAAAGGCTTTCTGCACCAATCGCCCGAGCGAGGATGTTTGAATATATTCTGGCCAATAAGAGCATACATATATCCGAAGGAGAGATGATAGTCGGCGAGCGGGGCTCAGGGCCGAAAGCCGTTTCTACGTATCCCGAGATATGCTGCCACAGCATTGAAGATTTAGAGATTATGAGCACCCGGGAAAAAACACAGTATGCAGTTTCTGATGATGTGAAGAAGGTTTACAAAGATCGCATCATACCCTACTGGCAGGGAAAAACTATGCGGGAGGAAGTCTTCGAACGAGCAGGTGAAGATTGGATGAAGGCCTTCGATGCGGGTGTTTTCACTGAGTTTATGGAGCAGAGAAGCCCGGGGCATGCCATTCTCGATGACAAAATATACAACCGAGGCCTCAATGATTTCAAGGAGGAGATAAGGGAGAGCGTTTACGAGATTGAGTCTGACAGCGAGGCAAAGGAGAAGCATCAGCAGCTTGAAGCTATGGCTATAGCGGCAGATGCCCTGATTATGTTTGCAGGAAGATATGCAGACCTCGCCGCCGAGCTTGCAAAAAATGAAAGCAACAGTGAGAAGAAAGAGCAGCTGCTCGAGATTGAAAGGATTTGCAGGAAAGTCCCTGCCTCAAAGCCCGATACATTCCGCGAAGCCCTGCAGATGTACTGGTTCATTCATCTGGGCGTAATAATCGAGACAAACCCATGGGATTCATACAACCCGGGCAGAATAGATCAGAACCTTATGCCTTTCTATGAGAAAGAGATTCAAAGCGGCCGGCTGACCAGAGAGCAGGCCGTAGAGCTTCTGGAATGCTTCTGGATAAAATTTAACAACCATCCCGCTCCGCCCAAAGTTGGTATTACAGAAGAGCAGAGCGGAACATATACAGATTTTTCTCTCATTAATGTTGGCGGCGTTCTTCCCGCTGACGGCTCAGACGCCGTTAATGAACTCTCATATATGATTATGGATGTAGTCGAAGAGATGCGTCTAACTCAGCCAAGCTCCTGCATTCAGCTGAGCGAGAAGAATCCTGATAAATTCCTCGAAAGAGCCTGCAAGGTGATTTGTGAAGGGTTCGGCCAGCCGAGCGTTTTTAATACTGATGTGATAATAAAAGAAATGCTGAATGCAGGTAAGTCTCTTGAAGATGCAAGAAACGGAGGCCCGAGCGGCTGCGTTACAGTAAGCGCTTTCGGAAAGGAAAGCTGCATCCTCACCGGCTACTGCAATATGCCCAAGATTTTAGAGATCACCATAAATGCAGGCGTTGACCCGCTTACAGGCAGGCAGGTTGGGCTGAAAACAAAGCCAGCAGAAGAGATTGAAAGCTTTGATGATTTTCTCGAGCAGTATAAGCGGCAGCTGAACTACTTCATAGATTTGAAGATATCACTCAACAGCGAGATAGAAAGACTTTATGCCGAGCGTATGCCAGTTCCGTTTATGTCTCTGCTTGTTGACGACTGTATAAATAGAGGACTTGATTACCACAACGGCGGACCGAGATACAACCCCACTTACATTCAAGGCGTTGGTCTTGGTTCAGCGGCTGATGCGTTTGCAGGGCTGAAGTACAATGTTTTCGATGAGAAGAATATATCTATGAAAGAGCTTGCTGAGGCACTCAAGAATAACTTCGAAGATAATGAATATCTCCGCCAGCAGCTCTTGAACAAGACCCCTAAATACGGCAACGACGACAATTATGCCGACGAGATTGCCAAAAATGTGTTCCAAATGTATTACGATGCATTAAACGGCAAACCAAACACAAAGGGCGGCTTCTATCGTGTGAACCTTCTGCCCACTACCTCGCATATTTATTTCGGCACGGTAACGGGGGCTCTTCCCTCAGGTCGAAAGGCAGGAGAGCCGCTCTCAGACGGAATCTCGCCAACGCAGGGGGCTGATCAGGTCGGCCCTACGGGTGTTATCAAGAGCGCATCCTGTTTTGACCACTCTCTCACCGGCGGCACTCTTCTTAATATGAAGTTCAGTCCCGAGCTGATGAAGGACAAAGGGGTAAAAGCCCTTGCAGACCTTATCAGGTCATATTTTAAGCTTGGCGGGCATCATATTCAGTTTAATGTTGTGGATAAAGAAACGCTTCTTGATGCCCAGCAGAATCCAGAAAAGCATAAAGATCTGATTGTGAGAGTGGCCGGATACAGCGATTATTTCATTGTTTTAGGAAAAGAATTGCAGGATGAGATTATCAAACGTACCGAGCAGGATGTTTGA
- a CDS encoding anthranilate synthase component I family protein codes for MNLDKFPDFDEFKKQFAENSVGVVCSEFLADMETPVSLFAKLYDAYQGRIFLLESVEGGDRWGKYSFIGIGVHKKVEVFAENVVITGTSGKETIAHEGRPFDVLRKISSEYNLAHISRIERMPAGLVGYMNYEMVSFFEKIPNKLEKDKSIACFVVPEVIISFDNSKHTSICAALAFKEEVSDPKQAYKQAADKVISVRHMLQTPAVSTIAKDDGDFSVKPTCGKEEFMEKVEKVKEHIAEGDIIQAVISHPFICEHRVSPLSLYRAQRYINPSPYMFFIDIDERTLVGSSPETMVRLENDKAFLKPIAGTRKRGASQQQDRKLADELLKDEKERAEHLMLVDLGRNDLGRIAQTGTVQVTDLMIVERYSHVMHLVSNVECNIRQQKDCFDLIRAAFPAGTLSGAPKVRAMEIIGEMEEEPRGPYGGCAGYISFNGDMDMAITIRTAVVEKDKVTVQAGAGIVADSDPESEYIETVNKSMSIQRALTFIEEVMLPGSH; via the coding sequence ATGAATTTAGACAAGTTCCCCGATTTCGATGAGTTTAAGAAGCAGTTTGCAGAAAACAGCGTGGGAGTGGTATGTTCGGAATTTCTTGCTGATATGGAGACGCCTGTATCTCTGTTCGCAAAACTTTACGACGCCTACCAAGGGCGGATTTTCCTGCTCGAGAGCGTTGAAGGCGGAGATCGCTGGGGCAAATACAGCTTCATAGGCATAGGCGTTCACAAGAAGGTGGAGGTGTTTGCTGAAAACGTTGTGATCACAGGCACGAGCGGCAAGGAAACCATCGCCCATGAAGGCCGGCCTTTTGATGTTCTGCGGAAGATTTCATCAGAGTATAATCTTGCACATATCAGCAGAATTGAAAGGATGCCAGCCGGCCTGGTGGGATATATGAACTACGAGATGGTGAGCTTCTTTGAAAAAATCCCCAACAAGCTCGAAAAAGATAAGTCAATTGCTTGTTTTGTAGTGCCGGAGGTGATTATATCTTTCGATAATTCAAAACACACCTCAATATGCGCCGCCCTCGCCTTCAAAGAAGAGGTCTCCGATCCGAAGCAAGCCTATAAGCAGGCCGCTGATAAGGTAATCTCGGTAAGGCATATGCTTCAAACCCCGGCAGTTTCCACAATAGCCAAGGACGACGGGGATTTCTCAGTGAAGCCGACCTGCGGCAAAGAAGAATTTATGGAAAAGGTGGAGAAGGTTAAGGAGCATATAGCAGAAGGCGATATAATTCAGGCTGTGATATCGCACCCCTTTATATGTGAACACCGGGTCAGTCCGCTCTCGCTTTACAGGGCACAGCGTTATATTAACCCCTCGCCTTATATGTTCTTCATCGATATAGATGAGAGAACCCTTGTGGGCTCATCCCCTGAAACGATGGTTCGCCTTGAAAACGATAAGGCTTTTCTGAAGCCGATTGCAGGCACGAGAAAAAGAGGAGCAAGCCAGCAGCAAGACCGCAAACTCGCCGATGAACTGCTAAAAGACGAGAAAGAACGTGCTGAGCACCTGATGCTTGTGGACCTCGGCAGGAACGACCTCGGACGAATCGCCCAAACCGGCACCGTTCAGGTAACGGACCTGATGATAGTGGAGCGGTATTCGCACGTTATGCACCTTGTATCGAATGTTGAGTGCAATATCAGGCAGCAGAAAGACTGCTTCGACCTCATCCGTGCTGCCTTTCCCGCAGGAACGCTCTCAGGAGCTCCGAAGGTTCGGGCGATGGAGATTATCGGCGAGATGGAAGAGGAGCCCAGAGGCCCATACGGCGGCTGCGCAGGCTATATCTCATTCAACGGGGATATGGATATGGCTATTACGATACGAACTGCTGTTGTGGAAAAAGATAAGGTTACAGTACAGGCAGGGGCAGGAATAGTGGCAGATTCAGATCCCGAGAGCGAATATATCGAAACAGTTAATAAATCTATGTCTATCCAGAGAGCTCTAACTTTCATAGAGGAAGTTATGCTCCCGGGAAGCCATTAA